The Planctomycetota bacterium genome contains the following window.
CAGGGGGATGAAGAATACCTCCAGAAAATCCTGCGCCACGCTGAAGGTCAACTCCGGCGAACCGCCGCCGACGATGAAACCCGCCGAGGCATCGAACACCGGGTTCTTGAGCAGCCCCGCCTGAACCACCTCGGCCTGCGCCACGCCCAAGTCCTCATACGTCGCCTGGAGCCGGCGGTTGTTCAGCAGAGCGACCTGCACCGCCGCGTCGGCCGTCAGCGGTTGGACCAGCAGTTCCTTCACCGCCTGGTCCGCGCGGGCGTCAGTGTCACCATCGCGTCGCCAGACGACGTCGTGGCCGATGCGCGTATGAACCTGATTCTGCACGTCGTTGAATCCCGCATCCGGCGGGACCGGCGCGCAGCCGCCGATCCATACAACCGAGACCAGCGGCAAGATGAGTCGTTTGACCATGAGAATGCTCCTTCGGCGTCGGCCCGACCGTTGCAGGCCGTGACCGCCGCGCGTGGGAATGACAGCGGCGATCACTTGTGGTGCTCGTCCTTGGGCTTGAGGGTCTCCGTGATCTTCCCGCACCGGAGCATCTCGCTGCCAAAGTAGGGGTTGGTCACCTTCTCACCCAACTGCAGCCACGGGGCCTTGGCCATCGGGCAATACGCCTGGCGAATCTCCGGGGCAACCTTCGCCGACGGCGGCATCAGATGCGCCAGCTCCACCACGTCCGGGCTCATCGCCTTGAACGAGGCCCGCATGGCCTTGATGTCCTCGGCTTTGCCGTGCGCGACTTTGGCGATCTTCTCCGCGATCGCTGCGACCTTCTCCTGATCGGCGTCCGACAAATCGTGGGCGGTGTGATGGATGATGCTCAGTTGCTTCTCAGACCCGTCGAACTTGTCGTTGGCCAGCAGGTCCGACAGGGCAAGGTAGGCCGCGACGAGCTTGTCCACTGATTCCTGTGCCGATTC
Protein-coding sequences here:
- a CDS encoding DUF3347 domain-containing protein; translated protein: MILRTLILPLFALMLFACSANQASVQTPSDHPASPRAAESAYTPPANVLLAEGTASPATTGAAGHDEHESHAKADDHDHHHATGAGEADENHADHHEHAAGESAQESVDKLVAAYLALSDLLANDKFDGSEKQLSIIHHTAHDLSDADQEKVAAIAEKIAKVAHGKAEDIKAMRASFKAMSPDVVELAHLMPPSAKVAPEIRQAYCPMAKAPWLQLGEKVTNPYFGSEMLRCGKITETLKPKDEHHK